In a genomic window of Variovorax paradoxus:
- a CDS encoding LysR family transcriptional regulator: MNLSTRQMRAFLQVARIGNFTRAAEQAHITQAGLSILIREMEKQLGCRLFDRTTRMVSLTPAGRRLLPVVERLLTDLDDVAAELGAEGDAARQTLRIAATPLVSSHLLPWVFASFREAHPQVALRLFDADLRDVEAMVEAGDADLGLGFFFRAAPDLDRTPVGRFELMRVTQAAADGEPVGSAPWSALRGAALIGLPPGNPIQKVIDRQLGEMGLADAQRPAFNFFGTLISMVEAGFGTAVMPTFALAACRRHRVQTDVLVKPRVGMDFFRVTKRGAHETEALRAFSETLERALPALSR, from the coding sequence ATGAACCTGAGCACGCGCCAGATGCGCGCCTTCCTGCAGGTGGCGCGCATCGGCAACTTCACGCGCGCGGCGGAGCAGGCGCACATCACCCAGGCCGGCCTGAGCATCCTGATCCGCGAGATGGAGAAGCAGCTCGGCTGCCGCCTGTTCGACCGCACCACGCGCATGGTGAGCCTCACGCCGGCCGGCCGGCGCCTGCTGCCGGTGGTGGAGCGGCTGCTGACCGACCTCGACGACGTGGCGGCCGAGCTCGGCGCCGAGGGCGACGCGGCACGTCAGACCCTGCGCATCGCGGCCACGCCGCTGGTGTCGTCGCACCTGCTGCCCTGGGTCTTCGCGAGCTTTCGCGAAGCGCATCCGCAGGTCGCGCTGCGGCTGTTCGATGCCGACCTGCGCGACGTCGAGGCGATGGTGGAGGCGGGCGATGCCGACCTCGGCCTGGGCTTCTTCTTCAGGGCCGCGCCCGACCTCGACCGCACGCCCGTGGGCCGCTTCGAGCTGATGCGCGTGACGCAGGCCGCGGCCGACGGCGAGCCGGTCGGCAGCGCGCCCTGGTCGGCGCTGCGCGGCGCCGCGCTGATCGGCCTGCCGCCCGGCAACCCGATCCAGAAGGTCATCGACCGCCAGCTCGGCGAGATGGGCCTGGCCGACGCGCAGCGGCCCGCCTTCAACTTCTTCGGCACGCTGATCTCGATGGTCGAGGCCGGCTTCGGCACCGCCGTGATGCCCACCTTCGCGCTCGCGGCCTGTCGCCGCCACCGCGTGCAAACCGACGTGCTCGTGAAGCCGCGCGTGGGCATGGATTTCTTCCGCGTGACCAAGCGCGGCGCGCACGAGACCGAGGCGTTGCGGGCCTTCAGCGAGACTTTGGAGAGGGCGTTGCCGGCGTTGTCGCGTTAG
- a CDS encoding LysR family transcriptional regulator has protein sequence MNHLRFLRYADEVARAGSIRQAAERLHVAPSAVNRRIQDIEEELGTPIFERLPRGMRLTTAGELFMRYVRGRAADLERVRSEIEELKGLRRGTVRVVASQALAPRFLPAAIHDFRQSHPLVAFEVRIGDHVQAAEALRSFGTDLALVFNLAPESDIERLTSVEQRLMALMHARHPLAIATGVRLRDCAEYPVVLPNRDTGGRQLIERFLARSSTRIDAMVESNSFEFLRGCVYDRRSISFQMAIGALPDDREVVVREIEDRGFPRGELVLANLRGRQLPVIAYAFAEFLGKRLAELD, from the coding sequence ATGAACCACCTGCGCTTCCTGCGCTATGCCGACGAGGTCGCCCGTGCGGGCTCGATCCGCCAGGCCGCCGAACGGCTGCATGTCGCGCCCTCGGCCGTCAACCGCCGCATCCAGGACATCGAGGAAGAACTCGGCACGCCGATCTTCGAGCGGCTGCCGCGCGGCATGCGGCTGACCACCGCGGGCGAGCTGTTCATGCGCTACGTGCGCGGGCGCGCGGCCGACCTCGAGCGCGTGCGCTCCGAGATCGAGGAGCTCAAGGGGCTGCGCCGCGGCACGGTGCGGGTGGTGGCGAGCCAGGCGCTGGCGCCGCGCTTCCTGCCCGCGGCGATCCACGACTTCCGCCAAAGCCATCCGCTGGTGGCCTTCGAGGTGCGCATCGGCGACCACGTGCAGGCCGCCGAGGCGCTGCGCAGCTTCGGCACCGACCTCGCGCTGGTGTTCAACCTCGCGCCCGAGAGCGACATCGAGCGCCTGACCTCGGTCGAGCAGCGGCTCATGGCGCTGATGCATGCGCGCCATCCGCTGGCCATCGCCACCGGCGTGCGGCTGCGCGACTGCGCCGAATACCCGGTGGTGCTGCCCAACCGCGACACCGGCGGGCGCCAGCTGATCGAACGCTTCCTCGCGCGCAGCTCGACACGCATCGACGCGATGGTGGAGAGCAACAGCTTCGAGTTCCTGCGCGGCTGCGTCTACGACCGGCGCTCGATCTCGTTCCAGATGGCGATCGGCGCGCTGCCCGACGACCGCGAGGTGGTGGTGCGCGAGATCGAGGACCGCGGCTTCCCGCGCGGCGAACTGGTGCTCGCGAACCTGCGCGGACGGCAGCTGCCGGTGATCGCCTATGCGTTCGCGGAGTTCCTGGGGAAGCGGCTGGCTGAGCTGGATTGA
- a CDS encoding isochorismatase family protein, giving the protein MKRSSPSPRTKDEQPARFGPAAHNAWTLDAQGVSLVRAPRRPVPVRIDAQPQPVQFDLARSALVVVDMQNDFCHPEGWFAQKGLGTKAARKPIPVIARLLPAWRAAGGAVVWLNWGIRADARNLSPTIHFKGKRSADGVGYAERSPIDHGPSLVRGEWGARVVDELEVAASDITVHKHRLSGFWDNEFDSLLRQQGITTLLFAGINTDRCVFSTLQDAAFLGYDCVLLKDACNTPSPAYVTRGIHFIVQQLHGFVATAEALMASLPKRSRRTASTPSHQES; this is encoded by the coding sequence ATGAAACGCTCATCGCCGTCCCCACGCACCAAAGACGAACAGCCGGCGCGCTTCGGCCCCGCCGCGCACAACGCCTGGACGCTCGACGCGCAGGGCGTGAGCCTGGTGCGCGCACCAAGGCGGCCCGTTCCGGTGCGCATCGATGCGCAGCCGCAGCCGGTGCAGTTCGACCTCGCGCGCAGCGCGCTCGTGGTGGTCGACATGCAGAACGACTTCTGCCATCCCGAGGGCTGGTTCGCGCAGAAGGGCCTGGGCACGAAGGCCGCGCGCAAGCCCATTCCCGTCATCGCGCGCCTCCTGCCCGCCTGGCGCGCGGCCGGCGGCGCGGTGGTGTGGCTCAACTGGGGCATCCGCGCCGATGCGCGCAACCTCAGCCCGACCATCCACTTCAAGGGCAAGCGCAGCGCCGACGGCGTGGGCTATGCCGAGCGATCGCCGATCGACCACGGCCCCTCGCTGGTGCGCGGTGAGTGGGGCGCGCGCGTGGTCGACGAACTCGAGGTCGCCGCCTCCGACATCACCGTGCACAAGCACCGCCTGAGCGGTTTCTGGGACAACGAGTTCGACAGCCTGCTGCGCCAGCAGGGCATCACCACCTTGCTGTTCGCGGGCATCAACACCGACCGCTGCGTGTTCTCCACGCTGCAGGACGCGGCCTTCCTCGGCTACGACTGCGTGCTGCTGAAGGACGCCTGCAACACGCCGTCACCGGCCTACGTCACGCGCGGCATCCATTTCATCGTGCAGCAGCTGCACGGCTTCGTCGCCACGGCCGAAGCGCTCATGGCCTCGCTGCCGAAGCGTTCGCGCCGCACCGCATCCACCCCGTCCCACCAGGAGTCCTGA
- a CDS encoding ABC transporter substrate-binding protein, whose amino-acid sequence MSLFRRPMPALLSACALALAATGAAAQTSVKMVLNWKYEGAQAWFFTAQDKGYFKAEGLDVEIDQGEGSAASIPKVAAGAYQAGFGDVNALIDLASKRPADAPVAVYMLYNTPPFTLVVKQDSPIRAPKDLEGKTIGGPANDGALKLFPAFAKIANVDAAKVNITNMAPNLREQMLSRGQIDAAFGYVTTVSFSAKAMGLDPAKDRRFIRYGDHGMDLYSNAVFFSRAFVKDNPKAVQGFVKALNRAIKDVIADPDAGVAAVMKREPLLKREVEKEKLLATLRNDMSHPEIARIGLGDIDEARMQRAIEIVADANKLPRKPTVAEVFDRGFLPARAERPSSLDRQP is encoded by the coding sequence ATGTCCCTCTTCCGCCGCCCCATGCCCGCGCTGCTCTCGGCCTGCGCGCTCGCGCTGGCCGCCACCGGCGCCGCCGCCCAGACCTCGGTCAAGATGGTCCTCAACTGGAAGTACGAAGGCGCGCAGGCCTGGTTCTTCACCGCGCAGGACAAGGGCTACTTCAAGGCCGAGGGCCTCGATGTCGAGATCGACCAGGGCGAGGGCTCGGCCGCCTCGATCCCGAAGGTGGCTGCCGGCGCCTACCAGGCCGGCTTCGGCGACGTCAACGCGCTGATCGACCTGGCCTCCAAGCGCCCGGCCGATGCGCCGGTGGCGGTCTACATGCTCTACAACACGCCGCCCTTCACGCTGGTGGTGAAGCAGGACAGCCCGATCCGCGCGCCCAAGGACCTCGAGGGCAAGACCATCGGCGGCCCGGCCAACGACGGCGCGCTCAAGCTGTTCCCGGCCTTCGCGAAGATCGCGAACGTCGACGCCGCCAAGGTCAACATCACCAACATGGCGCCGAACCTGCGCGAGCAGATGTTGAGCCGCGGCCAGATCGACGCTGCCTTCGGCTACGTGACCACCGTGAGCTTCAGCGCCAAGGCCATGGGCCTCGATCCCGCGAAGGACCGGCGCTTCATCCGCTACGGCGACCACGGCATGGACCTCTATTCGAACGCCGTGTTCTTCTCGCGCGCCTTCGTGAAGGACAACCCGAAGGCGGTGCAGGGCTTCGTGAAGGCGCTCAACCGCGCGATCAAGGACGTGATCGCCGATCCCGATGCCGGCGTGGCCGCGGTGATGAAGCGCGAGCCGCTGCTCAAGCGCGAGGTCGAGAAGGAGAAGCTGCTCGCCACCCTGCGCAACGACATGAGCCATCCCGAGATCGCGCGCATCGGCCTGGGTGACATCGACGAGGCGCGCATGCAGCGCGCGATCGAGATCGTGGCCGATGCCAACAAGCTGCCGCGCAAGCCCACGGTGGCCGAGGTCTTCGACCGCGGCTTTCTGCCCGCGCGCGCCGAGCGGCCCTCGAGCCTGGACCGCCAACCCTGA
- a CDS encoding SDR family oxidoreductase, translating into MDLQLKDKVALITGPAKGMGRAVTLAFAREGAKLVLAGRDTAAIEPVAAEARALGVAAIVVPCDLTKSAQTEALAAHALEAFGRIDILVNVAGGSGPIGKTGWETTSEEFDEIVQLNMTGCFNTMHAVLPSMIERKSGKVVNVGGTFGMRGRAGRLAYSASKWGLRGITKSFALEAGPHGINVNCVAPGMVDGPRFREKVCANMAEKLGITLEEAMTRHAADYALRRVSTDADVANACLFMASDVSRQITGVDLPVDGGWAML; encoded by the coding sequence ATGGACCTGCAACTCAAGGACAAGGTGGCGCTCATCACCGGCCCCGCCAAGGGCATGGGGCGCGCCGTGACGCTGGCCTTCGCGCGCGAAGGCGCGAAGCTGGTGCTTGCCGGCCGCGACACCGCCGCCATCGAGCCCGTGGCCGCCGAAGCGCGCGCGCTCGGCGTGGCCGCCATCGTGGTGCCCTGCGACCTCACGAAGAGCGCCCAGACCGAGGCGCTGGCCGCGCATGCGCTCGAGGCCTTCGGCCGCATCGACATCCTGGTCAACGTGGCCGGCGGCTCGGGCCCGATCGGCAAGACCGGCTGGGAGACCACGAGCGAGGAGTTCGACGAGATCGTGCAGCTCAACATGACGGGCTGCTTCAACACCATGCACGCGGTGCTGCCCTCGATGATCGAGCGCAAGAGCGGCAAGGTGGTCAACGTCGGCGGCACCTTCGGCATGCGCGGGCGCGCCGGCCGGCTCGCCTACTCGGCCTCGAAGTGGGGACTGCGCGGCATCACCAAGAGCTTCGCGCTCGAGGCCGGCCCGCACGGCATCAACGTCAACTGCGTCGCGCCGGGCATGGTCGACGGGCCGCGCTTTCGCGAGAAGGTGTGCGCCAACATGGCCGAGAAGCTGGGCATCACGCTCGAGGAGGCGATGACGCGCCATGCGGCCGACTACGCGCTGCGCCGCGTCTCCACCGACGCCGACGTGGCCAACGCCTGCCTGTTCATGGCCAGCGATGTCTCGCGCCAGATCACCGGCGTCGACCTGCCGGTCGATGGCGGCTGGGCCATGCTCTGA
- the allB gene encoding allantoinase AllB produces MKEVDLVIRGAQVVSPDRIFEAAVAIAGERIVAVGHDDTMPSAREEMRADGLHLLPGAIDSHVHFRDPGYPNKETWKTGSAAAALGGVTTVFEMPNTNPPTGTVEALRLKQKAAESSYVDFGIHGLLGDDTVERLEELLDAGVTSFKAFVGNTFGNLPAPTDGALLEGFEKLAPLGIRTVVHAENSSILFRRQKKMQAAGRIDAMAHLAARPAVAEIEAIGRVLTLAEWTGARVHIAHHSAADSLHLLRAARARGVDVTAETCPQYLLLNTDHMRTLGGVMRLNPPIREPRHNQPLWDALMDGTLDMIATDHAPHAPEEKTRESIWDCDCGFPGVETQMPLMLTEVNRGRASLMDYVRWSSVNPAKAWGLYGTKGVIAPGAHADIAFVDMNRAGVLSQNKLQSISKISPWNGRAVRGYPLHTLLRGRFVMRDGRLVAEAAGWGRSVKGVQRMPVAKPRNTEHYSSAILETPPGVPANAVPVGEIDWNAA; encoded by the coding sequence ATGAAGGAAGTCGACCTCGTCATCCGCGGCGCCCAGGTGGTGTCGCCGGACCGCATCTTCGAAGCCGCCGTCGCGATCGCCGGCGAGCGCATCGTGGCCGTGGGCCACGACGACACCATGCCGAGCGCGCGCGAGGAGATGCGCGCCGACGGCCTGCACCTGTTGCCGGGCGCCATCGACAGCCACGTGCATTTCCGCGATCCCGGCTATCCGAACAAGGAGACCTGGAAGACCGGCTCGGCGGCCGCGGCGCTCGGCGGCGTGACCACCGTGTTCGAGATGCCCAACACCAACCCGCCGACCGGCACCGTCGAGGCGCTGCGCTTGAAGCAGAAAGCGGCCGAGTCCTCGTACGTGGACTTCGGCATCCACGGCCTGCTCGGCGACGACACCGTCGAGCGGCTCGAGGAACTGCTCGACGCCGGCGTGACCAGCTTCAAGGCCTTCGTCGGCAACACCTTCGGCAACCTGCCCGCGCCCACCGACGGCGCGCTGCTCGAGGGCTTCGAGAAGCTCGCGCCGCTGGGCATCCGCACCGTGGTGCATGCCGAGAACTCCTCGATCCTGTTCCGGCGCCAGAAGAAGATGCAGGCGGCCGGGCGCATCGACGCGATGGCGCACCTGGCGGCGCGGCCCGCGGTGGCCGAGATCGAGGCCATCGGCCGCGTGCTCACCCTGGCCGAATGGACCGGCGCGCGCGTGCACATCGCGCATCACAGCGCGGCCGATTCGCTCCACCTGCTGCGCGCGGCGCGCGCGCGCGGCGTCGACGTGACGGCCGAGACCTGCCCGCAGTACCTGCTGCTCAACACCGACCACATGCGCACGCTCGGCGGCGTGATGCGGCTGAATCCGCCGATCCGCGAGCCGCGCCACAACCAGCCGCTGTGGGACGCCTTGATGGACGGCACGCTCGACATGATCGCCACCGACCATGCGCCGCACGCGCCCGAGGAGAAGACGCGCGAGAGCATCTGGGACTGCGACTGCGGCTTCCCGGGCGTGGAGACGCAGATGCCGCTGATGCTGACCGAGGTCAACCGCGGCCGCGCCTCGCTGATGGACTACGTGCGCTGGAGTTCGGTCAACCCGGCCAAGGCCTGGGGCCTGTACGGCACCAAGGGCGTGATCGCGCCGGGCGCGCATGCCGACATCGCCTTCGTCGACATGAACCGCGCGGGCGTGCTGTCGCAGAACAAGCTGCAGAGCATCAGCAAGATCTCGCCCTGGAACGGGCGCGCGGTGCGCGGCTATCCGCTGCACACCCTGCTGCGCGGACGCTTCGTGATGCGCGACGGCCGGCTGGTGGCCGAGGCCGCGGGCTGGGGCCGCTCGGTGAAGGGCGTGCAGCGCATGCCGGTGGCCAAGCCGCGCAACACCGAGCACTACAGCAGCGCGATCCTCGAGACGCCGCCGGGCGTGCCCGCGAATGCGGTGCCGGTGGGCGAGATCGACTGGAACGCGGCATGA
- a CDS encoding ring-opening amidohydrolase has translation MQEVRVWRIPCSGPGDLRGARALIEAGELVPSEIVAVMGKTEGNGCVNDFTREYASAAWCQLLAGALGCTPEAVHRQVALVMSGGTEGVLSPHFTVFARRWRDEAVPTHGEKRLVVGVAHTRDFLPEEMGRAAQIDATAEAVAAAMRDAGIDGTHDVHFVQVKCPLLTSAKVAAALARGAAPVTHDSYESMGYSRGASALGVAVALGEVARAGIGDASVMADWSAYSARASASAGIELEGNVVIVLGEARASASALRIAHGVMRDAIDGHSVRALLRDAFGLDAERDAQAVSRRLVNLLAKAEASPDGRVRGERHTMLNDSDIHATRHARAVVGGVLASLAGHTALYVSGGAEHQGPAGGGPVAAIVRVEDAHASSPSS, from the coding sequence ATCCAGGAAGTGCGCGTCTGGCGCATCCCGTGCAGCGGGCCCGGCGACCTGCGCGGCGCGCGGGCATTGATCGAGGCGGGCGAACTCGTGCCGTCCGAGATCGTCGCGGTGATGGGCAAGACCGAGGGCAACGGTTGCGTCAACGACTTCACGCGCGAATACGCCTCCGCGGCCTGGTGCCAGCTGCTCGCGGGCGCGCTCGGCTGCACGCCCGAGGCCGTGCACCGCCAGGTGGCGCTCGTGATGTCGGGCGGCACCGAGGGCGTGCTCTCGCCGCACTTCACCGTGTTCGCGCGGCGCTGGCGCGACGAGGCCGTGCCCACGCATGGCGAGAAGCGGCTGGTGGTGGGCGTCGCGCACACGCGCGATTTCCTGCCCGAGGAGATGGGTCGCGCTGCGCAGATCGACGCCACCGCCGAGGCCGTGGCCGCGGCGATGCGCGACGCGGGCATCGACGGCACGCACGACGTGCACTTCGTGCAGGTCAAGTGCCCGCTCTTGACCTCGGCCAAGGTGGCGGCCGCGCTCGCGCGCGGTGCCGCGCCGGTCACGCACGACAGCTACGAGTCGATGGGCTACTCGCGCGGCGCCTCGGCGCTCGGCGTGGCGGTGGCGCTCGGCGAGGTGGCGCGCGCGGGGATCGGCGACGCCAGCGTGATGGCCGACTGGAGCGCCTATTCGGCGCGCGCCTCGGCCTCGGCCGGCATCGAGCTCGAGGGCAACGTGGTCATCGTGCTCGGCGAGGCGCGCGCCAGCGCCTCGGCGCTGCGCATCGCCCACGGCGTGATGCGCGACGCGATCGACGGCCACAGCGTGCGCGCGCTGCTGCGCGATGCCTTCGGCCTCGATGCCGAGCGCGATGCGCAGGCCGTCTCGCGCCGGCTCGTGAACCTGCTCGCCAAGGCCGAGGCCAGCCCCGACGGCCGGGTGCGCGGCGAGCGCCACACCATGCTCAACGACTCCGACATCCACGCCACGCGCCATGCGCGCGCGGTGGTCGGCGGCGTGCTGGCCTCGCTGGCCGGCCACACCGCGCTCTATGTCTCGGGCGGCGCGGAGCACCAGGGGCCCGCGGGCGGCGGTCCGGTGGCCGCGATCGTGCGCGTCGAGGACGCGCACGCGTCCTCTCCTTCTTCCTGA
- a CDS encoding ABC transporter ATP-binding protein codes for MERAFIQLSDVMLRYGGGTIALDHTTLGIDKGDFVALVGPSGCGKSTILKLVAGLLRPSAGAVIAGGREVGAVGVRTPAGSHASAAPRLRIGLAFQNPTMLPWLTIRENVMIPLKIVEPFRQDYRRKKRGEYADRADALLAQVGLKGFGDKRPWQLSGGMLQRASLCRALVHEPELLLLDEPFGALDQFTREELWDIMQSLWIARRPTVLLVTHDLRESAYLANRICVMSARPGRILETREVGFARPRTLESSYASEFAALVQQLRMRIAQARRGGDAVSEGAAAEPLVAEVAA; via the coding sequence ATGGAACGAGCCTTCATCCAACTGTCGGACGTGATGCTGCGCTACGGCGGCGGCACCATCGCGCTGGACCACACCACGCTGGGCATCGACAAGGGCGACTTCGTCGCGCTGGTCGGCCCCAGCGGCTGCGGCAAGTCGACCATCCTCAAGCTGGTGGCCGGGCTGCTGCGGCCCAGCGCCGGCGCGGTGATCGCGGGCGGGCGCGAGGTGGGCGCCGTGGGCGTGCGCACGCCCGCGGGCAGCCATGCCTCGGCCGCGCCGCGGCTGCGCATCGGCCTCGCGTTCCAGAACCCGACCATGCTGCCCTGGCTCACGATCCGCGAGAACGTGATGATCCCGCTGAAGATCGTCGAGCCGTTTCGCCAGGACTACCGGCGCAAGAAGCGCGGCGAGTACGCCGACCGCGCCGACGCGCTGCTGGCCCAGGTCGGCTTGAAGGGCTTCGGCGACAAACGGCCCTGGCAGCTCTCGGGCGGCATGCTGCAGCGCGCCTCGCTGTGCCGCGCGCTGGTGCACGAGCCCGAGCTGCTGCTGCTCGACGAGCCCTTCGGCGCGCTCGACCAGTTCACGCGCGAGGAGCTGTGGGACATCATGCAGTCGCTGTGGATCGCGCGCCGGCCCACGGTGCTGCTGGTGACGCATGACCTGCGCGAGTCGGCCTACCTGGCCAACCGCATCTGCGTGATGAGCGCGCGGCCGGGCCGCATCCTCGAGACGCGCGAGGTCGGCTTCGCGCGGCCGCGCACGCTCGAGAGCAGCTACGCGAGCGAGTTCGCGGCGCTGGTCCAGCAGCTGCGCATGCGCATCGCGCAGGCGCGCCGCGGCGGCGACGCGGTGTCCGAAGGTGCGGCGGCCGAGCCGCTGGTCGCGGAGGTGGCGGCATGA
- a CDS encoding ABC transporter permease, whose translation MNAISPVLRQRLLSTGALLGFFVLWELACLAGGISDLVLPRPSQIVHVLLEKMPLLWPHTVQTLYTTLAGFVLGVAAGVLIGVAIGSSKLAYDVTYPLLVGFSSIPKVAVVPLFVVWFGAGTVPAILTSMVISIFPVVVNVATGLASTEPELEDVLRVLGARKRDILWNVGLPRTLPYLFASLKIAITLAFVGTVLSETVAANKGIGTVMMIASGNFDVPMVFAGLFLLAAMGVLLYAVSALVERRMTGWAQRKTDMAMA comes from the coding sequence ATGAACGCGATCTCCCCCGTGCTGCGCCAGCGCCTGCTGTCGACCGGCGCGCTGCTCGGCTTCTTCGTGCTGTGGGAGCTGGCCTGCCTGGCCGGCGGCATCTCCGACCTGGTGCTGCCGCGGCCGAGCCAGATCGTCCATGTGCTGCTCGAGAAGATGCCGCTCTTGTGGCCGCACACCGTGCAGACGCTCTACACCACGCTCGCGGGCTTCGTGCTGGGCGTGGCCGCGGGCGTGCTGATCGGCGTGGCCATCGGTTCGTCGAAGCTGGCCTACGACGTGACCTATCCGCTGCTGGTGGGCTTCTCGAGCATCCCGAAGGTGGCGGTGGTGCCGCTGTTCGTGGTGTGGTTCGGGGCCGGCACCGTGCCCGCGATCCTGACCTCGATGGTGATCAGCATCTTCCCGGTGGTGGTCAACGTGGCCACCGGCCTCGCGAGCACCGAGCCCGAGCTCGAGGACGTGCTGCGCGTGCTCGGCGCGCGCAAGCGCGACATCCTCTGGAACGTGGGCCTGCCGCGCACGCTGCCCTACCTGTTCGCCTCGCTCAAGATCGCCATCACGCTGGCCTTCGTGGGCACGGTGCTCAGCGAGACCGTGGCGGCCAACAAGGGCATCGGCACCGTGATGATGATCGCCAGCGGCAACTTCGACGTGCCGATGGTGTTCGCGGGCCTGTTCCTGCTCGCGGCGATGGGCGTGCTGCTGTATGCGGTGTCGGCCCTCGTAGAGCGGCGCATGACGGGCTGGGCCCAGCGCAAGACCGACATGGCCATGGCCTGA